The Sphingobacteriales bacterium genome has a window encoding:
- the rlmN gene encoding 23S rRNA (adenine(2503)-C(2))-methyltransferase RlmN — protein sequence MPEALFGKNLKEIEEVVSAYKMPRYTATQICQWLYRKNISSMDEMTNLPKSFRELLKENYTIGKIPPLTFEGSADGTKKYLFQAGKGKAIESAYIPDNDRHTLCVSSQIGCKMGCVFCATGKQGFQGQLETHEILNQMVSIPEFPQLTNLVYMGMGEPFDNLTNVMKSLEILTSEWGFSWSPRRITVSTIGIIPGMKIFIEKSNCHLAVSLHSPFEDERAMLMPMQSRYSLREIIKLIKAYDFGRQRRISFEYILFDGLNVSRKHVNELARLLDGIRCRINLIRFHEVPGVPYKSPDDQLIKQFMNALNSKGIITTLRASRGQDIQAACGLLAQTRAQHQ from the coding sequence ATGCCGGAAGCTTTATTTGGAAAGAACCTGAAGGAAATTGAGGAGGTGGTATCGGCATATAAAATGCCCCGATATACCGCCACTCAGATTTGCCAGTGGTTGTACCGGAAAAATATCAGCAGCATGGATGAAATGACCAACCTGCCAAAATCTTTCCGTGAATTGCTGAAGGAAAATTATACCATAGGAAAAATACCACCGCTTACCTTTGAGGGTTCAGCAGACGGAACAAAAAAATATCTTTTTCAGGCAGGGAAGGGGAAAGCCATTGAGTCGGCTTATATTCCTGATAACGATCGCCACACATTGTGTGTGTCGTCACAGATAGGCTGTAAGATGGGCTGTGTGTTTTGTGCAACAGGGAAGCAGGGATTTCAGGGACAACTGGAAACGCATGAAATACTCAATCAGATGGTGAGCATTCCTGAGTTTCCGCAACTGACCAATCTGGTGTATATGGGGATGGGCGAACCTTTTGACAACCTGACAAACGTCATGAAAAGCCTTGAGATTCTGACAAGTGAATGGGGTTTTTCATGGAGTCCCCGCAGAATAACCGTTTCGACCATTGGTATTATTCCCGGTATGAAAATATTTATTGAGAAGAGCAACTGCCATCTGGCGGTCAGCCTTCACAGTCCTTTTGAAGATGAGCGTGCCATGCTGATGCCCATGCAGTCGAGATATTCGCTCCGGGAAATCATTAAGCTGATCAAGGCTTATGACTTCGGTCGCCAGCGCAGAATTTCATTCGAATATATCCTTTTTGACGGATTGAATGTCAGCCGGAAACATGTCAATGAACTTGCACGTTTGTTAGATGGGATTCGTTGCCGTATCAACCTGATCCGTTTTCATGAAGTGCCGGGAGTCCCTTATAAAAGTCCTGATGATCAATTGATTAAGCAGTTTATGAATGCCCTGAACAGCAAAGGTATTATCACCACCTTGCGTGCCTCAAGGGGGCAGGATATACAGGCAGCCTGTGGTTTGCTGGCCCAAACAAGGGCTCAGCATCAGTGA
- a CDS encoding DUF4296 domain-containing protein, with protein MSDLLVDIHLAEAGTEHLPVSADSFDIYNHDLYFAILKKHGVSREKFVKSMNYYIEHPVLMEKVYEDVTSKLEVISNEKYD; from the coding sequence ATGTCTGATTTATTGGTTGATATTCATTTAGCTGAGGCAGGCACTGAGCATTTACCGGTTTCTGCCGATAGTTTCGATATTTACAATCATGATTTGTATTTTGCCATCTTAAAGAAACACGGGGTCAGCAGGGAAAAGTTTGTGAAAAGCATGAACTATTACATAGAGCATCCTGTGTTGATGGAAAAGGTGTATGAAGATGTAACCTCAAAACTCGAGGTAATCAGCAACGAGAAATATGATTAA
- a CDS encoding YggS family pyridoxal phosphate-dependent enzyme, which yields MNIDAYFKLKEEVGEQVKIVAVSKKQPDEKIRTLIEAGHPDFGENYVQELVNRQEKFSSYPVNWHFIGHLQSNKVKFIVPFIHLIQSVDSLKLLMIINKEAEKINRVIDCLLQIHIAQEETKFGLNQEEAIVLLESQEYKSLKNIRITGLMGMASFTSQKEQVRKEFRMLRRFFEQIKKDYFADNPEFKEISTGMSDDYQIAVEEGSTMIRIGTLIFGARNYQNH from the coding sequence ATGAATATTGACGCATATTTTAAGTTAAAAGAAGAAGTCGGGGAACAGGTAAAAATTGTTGCCGTTTCAAAAAAACAACCCGATGAAAAAATCAGGACACTGATAGAAGCAGGACATCCGGATTTTGGAGAAAACTATGTTCAGGAACTTGTCAACAGACAGGAAAAATTCAGCTCATATCCGGTAAACTGGCATTTTATCGGCCATCTTCAGTCAAACAAGGTGAAATTCATCGTACCTTTTATCCACCTGATTCAAAGTGTTGACAGCCTTAAATTGCTGATGATCATTAACAAAGAGGCAGAAAAAATTAACAGGGTAATCGATTGCCTGCTGCAAATTCACATTGCACAGGAAGAGACAAAATTTGGGCTGAACCAAGAAGAAGCCATTGTTCTGCTCGAAAGTCAGGAATATAAGAGTCTTAAAAACATCAGAATTACAGGATTGATGGGAATGGCTTCCTTTACCAGTCAAAAAGAACAGGTTAGAAAAGAGTTCAGAATGCTCCGAAGGTTTTTTGAGCAAATTAAAAAAGACTATTTTGCCGACAATCCTGAATTTAAGGAAATTTCAACAGGCATGTCGGACGACTATCAGATTGCTGTTGAAGAGGGAAGTACGATGATACGGATCGGAACTTTGATTTTCGGAGCAAGAAATTATCAGAATCACTGA